One Denticeps clupeoides chromosome 3, fDenClu1.1, whole genome shotgun sequence DNA window includes the following coding sequences:
- the LOC114786820 gene encoding activin receptor type-1C isoform X2 yields the protein MKVLLVALLLLSIAANTRALKCHTCVAPNMEDCNRQGSMMCPQSTDACSTITGPGTVVKSCSHKAFCDKVHLSNSGVKTECCFSDDCNGPHHAHSHSDHHNGAGAVASSASLLLGALAFRMAIGVL from the exons ATGAAGGTCCTGCTGGTTGCCCTGCTGCTCCTCTCCATCGCTGCCAACA CCAGGGCGCTAAAGTGCCACACGTGTGTGGCTCCCAACATGGAGGACTGCAACCGGCAAGGGTCCATGATGTGTCCCCAGAGCACCGACGCCTGCTCCACCATCACGGGACCCG GCACCGTGGTGAAGTCCTGTTCCCACAAGGCCTTCTGTGACAAGGTGCACCTGAGCAACTCCGGGGTCAAGACCGAGTGCTGCTTCAGCGACGACTGCAACGGCCCCCACCACGCCCACAGCCACAGTGACCACCACAACGGCGCCGGGGCCGTGGCCTCCAGCGCCTCCCTGCTGCTGGGGGCCCTGGCCTTCCGAATGGCCATCGGTGTCCTGTAG
- the LOC114786820 gene encoding uncharacterized protein LOC114786820 isoform X1, whose translation MKVLLVALLLLSIAANNVFSCSVSCKKARALKCHTCVAPNMEDCNRQGSMMCPQSTDACSTITGPGTVVKSCSHKAFCDKVHLSNSGVKTECCFSDDCNGPHHAHSHSDHHNGAGAVASSASLLLGALAFRMAIGVL comes from the exons ATGAAGGTCCTGCTGGTTGCCCTGCTGCTCCTCTCCATCGCTGCCAACA ATGTGTTCTCCTGTTCGGTGTCGTGCAAAAAAGCCAGGGCGCTAAAGTGCCACACGTGTGTGGCTCCCAACATGGAGGACTGCAACCGGCAAGGGTCCATGATGTGTCCCCAGAGCACCGACGCCTGCTCCACCATCACGGGACCCG GCACCGTGGTGAAGTCCTGTTCCCACAAGGCCTTCTGTGACAAGGTGCACCTGAGCAACTCCGGGGTCAAGACCGAGTGCTGCTTCAGCGACGACTGCAACGGCCCCCACCACGCCCACAGCCACAGTGACCACCACAACGGCGCCGGGGCCGTGGCCTCCAGCGCCTCCCTGCTGCTGGGGGCCCTGGCCTTCCGAATGGCCATCGGTGTCCTGTAG
- the tacc1 gene encoding transforming acidic coiled-coil-containing protein 1 isoform X2: MGGSLTHQKKSSGSSNSAIQRTGSLSDSEGHFETPEAETPVHQPRKKLEDGDLENPATGSAGLSEQLISDVAELQSPTLDQNFNEDEFHKGLQGGTSVDELPALCTGGESHAPLPAEDLGPAYTDVALANKGPEQNGEQLCNGHSNEDSPKLKTKSCKTRPPTLNMKDSLNGPDPSEVDDDDVPLSKGTYNFDPDQYEDRFNPFVSGGSKLQISPPALSQTESAPSEGVSNQPTKMEFDSSDSEPNKYLPGKLGTKKPGSKLPASRKLRPKAADTTTALEAASESVAPQNLDDTPIPKSSYSFDPSQWDDPNFNPFGSNARMNSSPTLPKGTYTFDPDSFDDSVDPFTPTKTLDPSKAPPGAGKKKSEKNVKHQKPDLTQEEERTARQSPKKSKDRVITNSCRVKKYENQALVLDVCRQDNDPEECQTPESTHRVRHATDEEKLASTVKSQKMEEEAEFSDCSKSSDCTKNETVDDIVKSTNDCLLEKESCIKPPNEEPLKIHGVIGSEGLEKGSPGLDSIPLSEMDKAAVLTLIREEIIAKEIEANEWQRKYEESRTEVIEMRKIVAEYEKTVAQMIEDEQRKNMGSQKSVHQLTMERDQALADLNSVERSLSDLFRRYENMKTVLEGFKKNEEVLKKCAQEYLARVRQEEQRYHTLKLHAEEKLDKANEEIAQVRTKANAEGVALNASLRKEQMKVESLERALHQKNQEIEELTKICDELIAKLGKTD; this comes from the exons TTCTGATTCTGAGGGACATTTTGAGACTCCTGAGGCCGAGACCCCTGTACACCAACCCCGGAAGAAATTAGAAGACGGAGACCTGGAGAATCCAGCTACAGGAAGTGCAG GCCTTTCAGAGCAGCTGATCTCAGACGTGGCTGAACTGCAGAGCCCGACTCTGGATCAGAATTTTAATGAGGATGAGTTTCATAAAGGCCTTCAGGGGGGCACCTCCGTGGATGAACTCCCTGCCCTCTGCACAGGCGGGGAGTCCCATGCTCCACTACCCGCGGAGGACCTGGGACCAGCTTACACCGATGTGGCTCTCGCTAATAAGGGACCTGAGCAGAATGGGGAGCAGCTCTGCAATGGACATTCGAATGAGGACAGTCCTAAGTTAAAGACTAAATCCTGCAAGACTAGGCCACCGACCCTGAATATGAAGGACTCTTTGAATGGTCCTGATCCCAGTGAAGTGGACGATGATGatgttccactgagcaaaggcacCTACAACTTTGACCCAGACCAGTATGAAGACCGCTTCAATCCTTTTGTCAGTGGCGGGTCCAAACTGCAGATTTCCCCACCTGCCCTCTCCCAAACTGAATCGGCTCCTTCTGAGGGGGTTTCCAACCAACCAACAAAAATGGAGTTTGACTCGAGTGACAGTGAGCCCAACAAATACTTACCCGGGAAGCTGGGTACGAAAAAGCCTGGCAGCAAACTACCAGCAAGCAGGAAACTGAGACCCAAAGCAGCAGATACCACAACAGCTTTGGAAGCAGCATCTGAGTCCGTGGCTCCTCAGAACTTAGACGACACGCCCATTCCCAAGTCCAGTTACAGCTTTGACCCCAGTCAGTGGGACGACCCCAACTTCAACCCCTTTGGTAGCAATGCCAGAATGAACAGCTCACCAACTCTCCCGAAGGGGACCTATACTTTTGACCCAGACAGTTTTGATGACTCTGTGGACCCCTTTACGCCCACAAAGACACTGGACCCTTCGAAGGCACCTCCTGGTGCTGGCAAGAAaaagtcagaaaaaaatgtcaagCATCAAAAACCGGACCTGacccaggaggaggagaggacggCGCGCCAGTCCCCGAAGAAGAGCAAAGACAGAGTGATCAC AAACTCGTGTAGGGTCAAGAAATACGAGAATCAAGCGCTGGTCCTCGATGTCTGCAGACAG GACAACGATCCTGAAGAGTGCCAGACCCCGGAGAGCACACATCGGGTTCGTCATGCCACTGATGAGGAGAAGCTGGCCTCAACCGTTAAGAGCCAGAAGATGGAAGAAGAGGCCGAGTTCTCAGACTGTTCCAAGAGCTCCGACTGCACCAAGAACGAGACTGTTGATG aCATTGTAAAGAGCACAAATGACTGCCTGTTGGAGAAGGAGTCCTGCATTAAACCCCCT AATGAAGAGCCCTTAAAGATCCACGGTGTTATAGGAAGCGAGGGTCTGGAAAAAGGAAGTCCGGGCCTGGACTCCATCCCCCTGAGTGAAATGGACAAAGCGGCAGTCCTCACACTCATCAGAGAGGAG ATTATTGCCAAGGAGATTGAAGCCAATGAGTGGCAGAGGAAATATGAAGAAAGCCGGACGGAGGTTATAGAGATGAG GAAAATAGTGGCTGAGTATGAGAAGACAGTAGCTCAAATGATTG AGGATGAGCAGCGCAAGAACATGGGCTCACAGAAGAGCGTCCATCAGCTGACCATGGAGAGGGACCAGGCCCTGGCTGACCTCAACTCCGTGGAACGCTCCCTGTCCGACCTCTTCCGGCGCTACGAGAACATGAAGACTGTGCTCGAGGGTTTCAAGAAA AATGAAGAAGTCCTGAAGAAATGTGCCCAGGAGTATCTGGCTCGCGTCAGGCAGGAGGAGCAGCGATATCACACGCTCAAGCTCCATGCTGAGGAGAAGCTTGACAA AGCCAATGAAGAGATAGCGCAGGTCCGAACCAAGGCTAACGCAGAGGGCGTGGCTCTGAATGCAAGCCTCAGGAAAGAGCAGATGAAGGTGGAGTCACTGGAACGTGCTCTTCATCAGAAG AATCAGGAAATCGAGGAGTTGACCAAGATCTGCGACGAGCTCATCGCAAAGCTGGGCAAGACGGACTAA
- the tacc1 gene encoding transforming acidic coiled-coil-containing protein 1 isoform X1 has product MSWLSPVQWAKWTWSAVRGGDGELDGEEGGEDEMDDDRSQGCSSDSEGHFETPEAETPVHQPRKKLEDGDLENPATGSAGLSEQLISDVAELQSPTLDQNFNEDEFHKGLQGGTSVDELPALCTGGESHAPLPAEDLGPAYTDVALANKGPEQNGEQLCNGHSNEDSPKLKTKSCKTRPPTLNMKDSLNGPDPSEVDDDDVPLSKGTYNFDPDQYEDRFNPFVSGGSKLQISPPALSQTESAPSEGVSNQPTKMEFDSSDSEPNKYLPGKLGTKKPGSKLPASRKLRPKAADTTTALEAASESVAPQNLDDTPIPKSSYSFDPSQWDDPNFNPFGSNARMNSSPTLPKGTYTFDPDSFDDSVDPFTPTKTLDPSKAPPGAGKKKSEKNVKHQKPDLTQEEERTARQSPKKSKDRVITNSCRVKKYENQALVLDVCRQDNDPEECQTPESTHRVRHATDEEKLASTVKSQKMEEEAEFSDCSKSSDCTKNETVDDIVKSTNDCLLEKESCIKPPNEEPLKIHGVIGSEGLEKGSPGLDSIPLSEMDKAAVLTLIREEIIAKEIEANEWQRKYEESRTEVIEMRKIVAEYEKTVAQMIEDEQRKNMGSQKSVHQLTMERDQALADLNSVERSLSDLFRRYENMKTVLEGFKKNEEVLKKCAQEYLARVRQEEQRYHTLKLHAEEKLDKANEEIAQVRTKANAEGVALNASLRKEQMKVESLERALHQKNQEIEELTKICDELIAKLGKTD; this is encoded by the exons ATGTCCTGGCTGTCTCCAGTACAGTGGGCCAAATGGACGTGGTCGGCCGTCCGGGGAGGGGACGGAGAATTGGACGGGGAGGAAGGCGGCGAGGACGAGATGGACGATGACAGGTCACAGGGCTGCAG TTCTGATTCTGAGGGACATTTTGAGACTCCTGAGGCCGAGACCCCTGTACACCAACCCCGGAAGAAATTAGAAGACGGAGACCTGGAGAATCCAGCTACAGGAAGTGCAG GCCTTTCAGAGCAGCTGATCTCAGACGTGGCTGAACTGCAGAGCCCGACTCTGGATCAGAATTTTAATGAGGATGAGTTTCATAAAGGCCTTCAGGGGGGCACCTCCGTGGATGAACTCCCTGCCCTCTGCACAGGCGGGGAGTCCCATGCTCCACTACCCGCGGAGGACCTGGGACCAGCTTACACCGATGTGGCTCTCGCTAATAAGGGACCTGAGCAGAATGGGGAGCAGCTCTGCAATGGACATTCGAATGAGGACAGTCCTAAGTTAAAGACTAAATCCTGCAAGACTAGGCCACCGACCCTGAATATGAAGGACTCTTTGAATGGTCCTGATCCCAGTGAAGTGGACGATGATGatgttccactgagcaaaggcacCTACAACTTTGACCCAGACCAGTATGAAGACCGCTTCAATCCTTTTGTCAGTGGCGGGTCCAAACTGCAGATTTCCCCACCTGCCCTCTCCCAAACTGAATCGGCTCCTTCTGAGGGGGTTTCCAACCAACCAACAAAAATGGAGTTTGACTCGAGTGACAGTGAGCCCAACAAATACTTACCCGGGAAGCTGGGTACGAAAAAGCCTGGCAGCAAACTACCAGCAAGCAGGAAACTGAGACCCAAAGCAGCAGATACCACAACAGCTTTGGAAGCAGCATCTGAGTCCGTGGCTCCTCAGAACTTAGACGACACGCCCATTCCCAAGTCCAGTTACAGCTTTGACCCCAGTCAGTGGGACGACCCCAACTTCAACCCCTTTGGTAGCAATGCCAGAATGAACAGCTCACCAACTCTCCCGAAGGGGACCTATACTTTTGACCCAGACAGTTTTGATGACTCTGTGGACCCCTTTACGCCCACAAAGACACTGGACCCTTCGAAGGCACCTCCTGGTGCTGGCAAGAAaaagtcagaaaaaaatgtcaagCATCAAAAACCGGACCTGacccaggaggaggagaggacggCGCGCCAGTCCCCGAAGAAGAGCAAAGACAGAGTGATCAC AAACTCGTGTAGGGTCAAGAAATACGAGAATCAAGCGCTGGTCCTCGATGTCTGCAGACAG GACAACGATCCTGAAGAGTGCCAGACCCCGGAGAGCACACATCGGGTTCGTCATGCCACTGATGAGGAGAAGCTGGCCTCAACCGTTAAGAGCCAGAAGATGGAAGAAGAGGCCGAGTTCTCAGACTGTTCCAAGAGCTCCGACTGCACCAAGAACGAGACTGTTGATG aCATTGTAAAGAGCACAAATGACTGCCTGTTGGAGAAGGAGTCCTGCATTAAACCCCCT AATGAAGAGCCCTTAAAGATCCACGGTGTTATAGGAAGCGAGGGTCTGGAAAAAGGAAGTCCGGGCCTGGACTCCATCCCCCTGAGTGAAATGGACAAAGCGGCAGTCCTCACACTCATCAGAGAGGAG ATTATTGCCAAGGAGATTGAAGCCAATGAGTGGCAGAGGAAATATGAAGAAAGCCGGACGGAGGTTATAGAGATGAG GAAAATAGTGGCTGAGTATGAGAAGACAGTAGCTCAAATGATTG AGGATGAGCAGCGCAAGAACATGGGCTCACAGAAGAGCGTCCATCAGCTGACCATGGAGAGGGACCAGGCCCTGGCTGACCTCAACTCCGTGGAACGCTCCCTGTCCGACCTCTTCCGGCGCTACGAGAACATGAAGACTGTGCTCGAGGGTTTCAAGAAA AATGAAGAAGTCCTGAAGAAATGTGCCCAGGAGTATCTGGCTCGCGTCAGGCAGGAGGAGCAGCGATATCACACGCTCAAGCTCCATGCTGAGGAGAAGCTTGACAA AGCCAATGAAGAGATAGCGCAGGTCCGAACCAAGGCTAACGCAGAGGGCGTGGCTCTGAATGCAAGCCTCAGGAAAGAGCAGATGAAGGTGGAGTCACTGGAACGTGCTCTTCATCAGAAG AATCAGGAAATCGAGGAGTTGACCAAGATCTGCGACGAGCTCATCGCAAAGCTGGGCAAGACGGACTAA